In Sebastes fasciatus isolate fSebFas1 chromosome 15, fSebFas1.pri, whole genome shotgun sequence, a genomic segment contains:
- the cenpo gene encoding centromere protein O translates to MEAAAAKGVLSHLSLLEVQARSRKAQPQQPSRVKELKAKAEALMTQRDQLKAEIETHKSLQKLRASMDKQCTHEEEKEEEEEMDEDSENSQLLRLMARHTQLKDLLHAHHIIGGYDIIKTRQGKGVCVSVATAYDGVYLETYNLEMDLKPTLRISRHNVPPFIPLNSLAEQSNMQTNIRTLLDPLSQHLNAFAGRKQQLKLVKELHKSVEVMESNVLCSLLVLMFTLPGEKTAVLCSLDYSDHTRCLPTRVHIECDDKELPESPEWKKNRSLLMETPVHKALITMREMGNIV, encoded by the exons ATGGAGGCAGCGGCTGCGAAAG GTGTTTTGAGTCATCTGAGTCTGCTGGAAGTTCAGGCAAGAAGCCGTAAAGCTCAACCTCAGCAGCCGAGTCGAGTGAAGGAGCTGAAGGCTAAAGCTGAAGCACTGATGACCCAGAGAGACCAACTGAAGGCAGAGATAGAGACACACAAG AGTCTCCAGAAACTGAGGGCATCTATGGACAAACAGTGTACAcatgaagaagaaaaggaggaggaggaggaaatggaTGAAGACTCTGAGAACTCACAACTACTGCGACTGATGGCTAGACACACACAACTGAAAGACCTCCTGCATGCTCATCACATCATTG GTGGGTACGACATCATAAAGACCCGTCAAGGTAAAGGAGTGTGCGTGTCTGTGGCAACGGCCTACGATGGCGTCTACTTAGAGACCTACAACCTGGAGATGGACCTGAAGCCCACGCTGAGGATCAGCCGTCATAACGTTCCCCCGTTCATTCCTTTAAACAGCCTGGCTGAGCAGAGCAACATGCAGACAAACATAAGGACTCTTCTGGATCCCCTCAGCCAACATCTCAACGCCTTCGCCGGTCGCAAGCAGCAGTTGAAGCTTGTTAAG GAGCTCCATAAGTCTGTGGAAGTGATGGAGAGTAATGTGTTGTGTTCCTTACTGGTGCTGATGTTCACGTTGCCGGGAGAGAAGACGGCTGTTCTCTGCTCGCTCGACTACTCTGACCACACCAGATGTCTCCCAACACGAGTCCACATTGAATGTGACG ACAAGGAGCTTCCCGAGTCTCCAGAGTGGAAGAAGAACCGCAGCCTCCTCATGGAGACTCCTGTGCACAAAGCTTTGATAACCATGAGGGAGATGGGGAATATTGTGTAA
- the dnajc5gb gene encoding dnaJ (Hsp40) homolog, subfamily C, member 5 gamma b isoform X1: MEDPNRPQRKMSTAGDSLYKTLGLEKGAPPEDIKKAYRKLALRHHPDKNPDNPEAADKFKEINNANSILSDENKRKIYDEYGSMGLYVAEQFGDESVKYYFLMSKCWFKGLVACCSLFTCCCCFCCCCFCCGKCKSSEDPENFAYVDPDVLEEEMREQDAAGDPVIVIQPSAADTSDTVNTSPGENVPIVIEPRATNGTS, encoded by the exons ATGGAGGACCCAAACAGACCTCAGCGTAAGATGTCAACAGCAGGAGACAGCCTGTACAAAACCCTGGGCCTGGAGAAAGGAGCACCTCCAGAAGATATAAAGAAGGCATACAG GAAACTGGCGTTGAGGCATCACCCCGATAAGAACCCAGACAACCCAGAAGCCGCTGACAAATTCAAGGAGATCAACAATGCCAACTCCATCCTCAGTGACGAGAACAAACGGAAGATCTACGACGAGTATGGCTCCATGGGACTCTACGTGGCCGAGCAGTTCGGGGACGAGAGCGTCAAATACTACTTCCTCATGTCAAAGTGCTGGTTCAAG GGCCTTGTGGCGTGCTGCAGTCTcttcacctgctgctgctgtttctgctgctgctgtttctgctgtGGGAAGTGCAAATCGTCAGAAGACCCAGAGAACTTTGCCTATGTGGACCCTGATGTCCTCGAGGAAGAGATGAGAGAACAGGACGCAG CAGGAGACCCTGTCATAGTTATTCAGCCCAGCGCTGCTGACACTTCAGATACGGTCAACACGTCTCCAG GTGAAAATGTACCGATCGTGATTGAACCTCGTGCGACCAACGGCACCTCGTGA
- the dnajc5gb gene encoding dnaJ (Hsp40) homolog, subfamily C, member 5 gamma b isoform X2, with protein MEDPNRPQRKMSTAGDSLYKTLGLEKGAPPEDIKKAYRKLALRHHPDKNPDNPEAADKFKEINNANSILSDENKRKIYDEYGSMGLYVAEQFGDESVKYYFLMSKCWFKGLVACCSLFTCCCCFCCCCFCCGKCKSSEDPENFAYVDPDVLEEEMREQDAGDPVIVIQPSAADTSDTVNTSPGENVPIVIEPRATNGTS; from the exons ATGGAGGACCCAAACAGACCTCAGCGTAAGATGTCAACAGCAGGAGACAGCCTGTACAAAACCCTGGGCCTGGAGAAAGGAGCACCTCCAGAAGATATAAAGAAGGCATACAG GAAACTGGCGTTGAGGCATCACCCCGATAAGAACCCAGACAACCCAGAAGCCGCTGACAAATTCAAGGAGATCAACAATGCCAACTCCATCCTCAGTGACGAGAACAAACGGAAGATCTACGACGAGTATGGCTCCATGGGACTCTACGTGGCCGAGCAGTTCGGGGACGAGAGCGTCAAATACTACTTCCTCATGTCAAAGTGCTGGTTCAAG GGCCTTGTGGCGTGCTGCAGTCTcttcacctgctgctgctgtttctgctgctgctgtttctgctgtGGGAAGTGCAAATCGTCAGAAGACCCAGAGAACTTTGCCTATGTGGACCCTGATGTCCTCGAGGAAGAGATGAGAGAACAGGACGCAG GAGACCCTGTCATAGTTATTCAGCCCAGCGCTGCTGACACTTCAGATACGGTCAACACGTCTCCAG GTGAAAATGTACCGATCGTGATTGAACCTCGTGCGACCAACGGCACCTCGTGA
- the dnajc5gb gene encoding dnaJ (Hsp40) homolog, subfamily C, member 5 gamma b isoform X3 produces MEDPNRPQRKMSTAGDSLYKTLGLEKGAPPEDIKKAYRKLALRHHPDKNPDNPEAADKFKEINNANSILSDENKRKIYDEYGSMGLYVAEQFGDESVKYYFLMSKCWFKGLVACCSLFTCCCCFCCCCFCCGKCKSSEDPENFAYVDPDVLEEEMREQDAGENVPIVIEPRATNGTS; encoded by the exons ATGGAGGACCCAAACAGACCTCAGCGTAAGATGTCAACAGCAGGAGACAGCCTGTACAAAACCCTGGGCCTGGAGAAAGGAGCACCTCCAGAAGATATAAAGAAGGCATACAG GAAACTGGCGTTGAGGCATCACCCCGATAAGAACCCAGACAACCCAGAAGCCGCTGACAAATTCAAGGAGATCAACAATGCCAACTCCATCCTCAGTGACGAGAACAAACGGAAGATCTACGACGAGTATGGCTCCATGGGACTCTACGTGGCCGAGCAGTTCGGGGACGAGAGCGTCAAATACTACTTCCTCATGTCAAAGTGCTGGTTCAAG GGCCTTGTGGCGTGCTGCAGTCTcttcacctgctgctgctgtttctgctgctgctgtttctgctgtGGGAAGTGCAAATCGTCAGAAGACCCAGAGAACTTTGCCTATGTGGACCCTGATGTCCTCGAGGAAGAGATGAGAGAACAGGACGCAG GTGAAAATGTACCGATCGTGATTGAACCTCGTGCGACCAACGGCACCTCGTGA
- the tp53i3 gene encoding quinone oxidoreductase PIG3 → MHHIRHTGRILLGNTNQTAWHKCCSSFAKMMRAVCVDVPGGPENLLLRTVPRPQPKGGEVLIKVHATALNRADLLQRRGLYPPPPGESDIIGLEVAGTVDTLGAGVKGGWRPDDRVMALLSGGGYAEYVSVPEELLMPVPSNLTLWQAAAIPEAWLTAFQLLVSIAQVKEGEVVLAHAGASGVGTAAVQLVRLFGAVPVVTAGSHEKLKMAESLGAAAGFNYKEEGFAQGVHDFTGGKGANVILDCIGGSNWEQNVSCLATDGRWVLYGTMGGRGVEGDLLGKLLSKRGHLLCSLLRSRSLQYKADLVKAFSHRVLPCFSDQAASVRPVIDRTFNLEDIADAHRLMEANKNTGKIVVNVIPQNQETQ, encoded by the exons ATGCATCACATCCGGCACACTGGAAGAATTCTACTTGGAAACACCAACCAGACAG CCTGGCACAAGTGTTGCTCTAGCTTTGCCAAGATGATGCGTGCAGTGTGTGTTGATGTACCAGGAGGACCAGAGAATTTGCTGCTGCGGACCGTCCCTCGACCTCAGCCTAAAGGTGGAGAAGTCCTGATTAAAGTCCATGCAACTGCCCTCAACAGGGCGGACTTACTGCAG AGGCGAGGGCTGTACCCGCCTCCCCCAGGTGAGAGTGACATCATCGGCTTGGAGGTGGCTGGTACCGTGGACACTCTGGGCGCGGGAGTTAAAGGAGGCTGGAGGCCAGATGACCGGGTCATGGCCTTGCTCTCAGGAGGAGGATATGCAGAATATGTTTCTGTGCCCGAGGAGCTTCTCATGCCCGTTCCCTCTAATCTCACTCTGTGGCAGGCGGCAGCGATCCCAGAGGCCTGGCTCACAGCGTTTCAGCTGCTGGTTTCCATCG CTCAGGTGAAGGAGGGTGAGGTTGTGCTCGCTCACGCTGGAGCCAGCGGAGTCGGAACAGCTGCTGTTCAGCTGGTTCGTCTGTTTGGTGCCGTGCCCGTCGTTACTGCAGGGAGCCACGAAAAACTGAAGATGGCCGAGAGTCTGGGAGCAGCAGCTGGGTTTAACTACAAAGAGGAGGGCTTCGCACAGGGAGTTCATGACTTTACAGGAG GCAAGGGAGCCAACGTCATCCTCGACTGCATCGGCGGGTCTAACTGGGAGCAAAATGTGAGCTGTTTAGCCACCGATGGCAGATGGGTGCTGTACGGCACCATGGGAGGCCGGGGGGTGGAGGGAGATCTGCTGGGAAAACTGCTCTCCAAGCGAGGCCACCTGCTCTGCAGCCTCCTCCGCTCTCGCAGCCTTCAG TACAAAGCAGACTTGGTGAAGGCTTTCTCACACCGAGTGTTGCCGTGTTTCTCAGACCAGGCTGCCTCCGTGAGGCCGGTAATCGACAGGACATTCAACCTGGAGGACATCGCAGACGCTCACAGGCTCATGGAGGCCAACAAGAACACGGGGAAGATCGTCGTTAACGTGATTCCACAGAATCAGGAAACTCAGTGA